In a genomic window of Deltaproteobacteria bacterium:
- a CDS encoding MFS transporter, whose product MVEQEAVIIREDLAKEWSHRWLIGLVNFCLSFAAMASFIFIPLLGAQLGASDFEIGLVGAAYGIAFLFSSLFSGWKSDHLGRLLFVRWGLLISSAAFAIQLLAHSVPVLIAVRAVVGFSLGIAVAAIITYAFESGANMGKYSSYGSLGWIFGAVASALIGDIKLLFWLSFLFCLMAFFLSMAFKKVPSHHFSKPPNMWHVMRRDYRIYLAVFLRHLGASAVWIIFPLYLASIGLDNFWIGLLWGVNFAVQFVVMRQLERFSEFKTFFYGQLLSLFVFTAYIFVTDRFCLIIVQALMGVAWSCLYVGALLIVLRSGAEKGTSGGIFQSTLNLCNAVGPLLGGLIAQGWGYRGVMFFAAALCFAGMFVSVPAKRSVPGS is encoded by the coding sequence ATGGTAGAACAAGAGGCTGTTATTATAAGAGAAGATTTGGCAAAGGAGTGGTCGCACCGCTGGCTGATAGGCCTCGTTAATTTTTGTCTCAGCTTTGCTGCTATGGCTTCCTTTATTTTTATTCCCCTGCTTGGCGCACAGTTGGGGGCGTCTGATTTTGAGATCGGGCTGGTGGGCGCCGCCTACGGGATCGCATTTTTGTTTTCTTCTCTTTTTTCGGGGTGGAAATCCGACCATCTGGGAAGGCTTCTTTTTGTGCGGTGGGGGCTTTTGATAAGCAGCGCGGCCTTTGCCATCCAGCTTTTGGCCCACAGTGTTCCGGTGTTAATAGCTGTTCGGGCGGTTGTGGGGTTTTCCCTGGGCATCGCTGTTGCGGCAATCATTACCTACGCGTTTGAATCCGGCGCCAATATGGGGAAATACAGCTCTTACGGATCCCTCGGCTGGATTTTCGGCGCCGTGGCGTCAGCGTTGATCGGTGATATCAAGCTTCTTTTCTGGCTTAGTTTTCTGTTTTGCCTGATGGCCTTTTTCCTCTCCATGGCCTTTAAAAAAGTGCCGTCACACCATTTCTCCAAACCCCCCAATATGTGGCACGTCATGCGCCGGGATTACAGGATTTACCTTGCGGTATTCCTGCGGCACCTGGGAGCCAGCGCCGTCTGGATCATTTTTCCACTGTATCTGGCCTCTATAGGCCTCGATAATTTTTGGATCGGTCTTTTGTGGGGGGTTAACTTTGCCGTGCAGTTTGTGGTTATGCGCCAGTTGGAGCGGTTTTCTGAATTCAAAACGTTTTTTTACGGTCAACTTCTTTCACTTTTTGTGTTTACGGCATACATTTTTGTAACCGACCGGTTTTGTCTGATCATAGTACAGGCGCTCATGGGCGTGGCCTGGTCCTGTCTTTATGTCGGCGCGCTGCTCATCGTCCTGCGAAGCGGGGCAGAAAAGGGTACTTCCGGCGGTATATTCCAGTCTACACTGAATTTGTGCAATGCCGTAGGGCCGCTGCTCGGTGGCCTTATTGCCCAGGGATGGGGATACCGCGGGGTCATGTTTTTTGCCGCTGCCCTTTGTTTTGCCGGAATGTTCGTATCCGTGCCGGCGAAGCGGAGCGTGCCCGGGAGTTAG
- a CDS encoding nitroreductase, with the protein MLYSKPVTEIIKQRFSCRSYFEKPIAKDKRKSLAGFISSTGTGPFGTPARFQLIAATEQDRNSLKGLGTYGFIKGATGFIMGAVGHSEMNLEDYGYVMERAILFATDIGLGTCWLGGTFTRSRFAKKISAEEGELIPAVASIGYSADRGRSGVTMRQLVGGHNRQPGENMFFRESFGVPLSPDEAGAYAVPLEMVRIGPSASNKQPWRIIKDGNAWHFYLQRTRGYGNSLTFRLLGLADLQRVDMGIAMSHFELTAKELGLKGKWVIQEPKIEKPDRLTEYTVSWAG; encoded by the coding sequence ATGCTCTACAGTAAACCCGTGACAGAAATCATCAAGCAGCGCTTTTCCTGCCGGTCATATTTTGAAAAGCCCATCGCGAAAGATAAGCGGAAAAGCCTGGCCGGTTTCATATCTTCGACAGGGACAGGACCGTTTGGTACACCGGCGCGTTTTCAACTTATCGCCGCAACAGAGCAGGATCGAAACTCTCTGAAGGGACTGGGGACGTACGGATTCATCAAGGGTGCAACGGGTTTTATCATGGGCGCCGTGGGGCATTCCGAAATGAACCTGGAAGACTATGGCTATGTGATGGAGCGCGCCATTCTGTTTGCGACGGACATCGGGCTGGGTACATGCTGGCTTGGAGGAACATTCACCAGGAGCCGCTTTGCGAAGAAGATTTCGGCGGAGGAGGGGGAGTTGATTCCGGCGGTAGCGTCCATCGGATATAGTGCAGACAGAGGCCGGTCCGGGGTCACGATGCGCCAGCTTGTAGGAGGACATAACCGGCAGCCCGGGGAGAACATGTTCTTCCGGGAGAGTTTTGGAGTTCCTCTTTCTCCTGATGAGGCCGGAGCGTATGCTGTCCCGCTTGAAATGGTACGGATAGGGCCGTCCGCTTCAAACAAGCAGCCGTGGCGAATTATCAAAGACGGGAACGCCTGGCACTTTTACCTTCAGAGGACCAGGGGGTATGGCAACAGCCTTACTTTCAGACTCCTGGGATTGGCGGATTTGCAGCGTGTGGATATGGGCATTGCGATGAGCCACTTCGAACTCACCGCCAAAGAGCTTGGCCTGAAAGGCAAATGGGTCATCCAGGAACCGAAGATAGAAAAGCCGGACAGGCTGACTGAATACACCGTAAGCTGGGCAGGTTAA
- a CDS encoding helix-hairpin-helix domain-containing protein, producing the protein MMKKVLLRIFMISLALVFISTAGFAADEVKLININSANKEVLMTLPGISAAYAQRIISGRPYAKKDQLKTKKIIPADVYEKIKDKIVVKQLS; encoded by the coding sequence ATGATGAAAAAAGTTTTATTGAGAATTTTTATGATAAGTCTTGCCCTGGTATTTATCAGCACTGCCGGCTTTGCAGCGGATGAGGTTAAATTAATCAATATCAACTCCGCAAACAAAGAAGTGCTGATGACCCTACCCGGTATCAGTGCAGCTTACGCACAGAGGATCATTAGTGGTCGTCCGTATGCAAAAAAGGATCAGCTCAAAACGAAGAAAATTATACCTGCTGACGTCTATGAAAAGATAAAGGACAAGATCGTCGTAAAACAACTTTCGTAG
- a CDS encoding PfkB family carbohydrate kinase — protein METDSPIFGLGQSALDYIGIIAAYPPPDVKCEFTNMDIQGGGVVATALVALSRWRLPCYFAGVVGNDVFGVTIAKSLRKEGIDTGGLIIREGHSSQFAFIVSEPGIGRRTIFWQRPTGMPLQPDELDMEVLRRSRALHTDGLFAEASIFACRKARETGIPVVVDAGTLREGMLDIVPFSDCFITSETFSQAMAENHLETCRILSGLGARFAGVTLGEKGYIALVDGRIIQKPAYPVKAIDTTGCGDVFHAGVTYGIVHGWDAEKCLDLGAWAAALVSTQMGGRKGIPTYDELKNKGY, from the coding sequence TTGGAAACTGATTCCCCTATCTTCGGTCTTGGTCAGAGTGCCCTTGATTACATCGGGATAATAGCGGCATATCCGCCGCCCGATGTAAAATGCGAATTCACGAATATGGATATTCAGGGAGGTGGCGTTGTGGCAACGGCGCTCGTCGCCCTGAGCCGTTGGAGGCTGCCCTGCTATTTTGCCGGCGTTGTGGGAAATGATGTCTTCGGCGTAACCATTGCGAAATCGCTTCGTAAAGAAGGTATCGACACAGGCGGCCTTATCATACGAGAGGGCCATTCTTCCCAGTTTGCCTTTATCGTCAGTGAACCCGGCATAGGCCGTAGAACTATCTTCTGGCAGAGACCGACGGGGATGCCGTTACAGCCTGATGAGCTGGATATGGAGGTGCTCCGAAGAAGCAGGGCCCTCCACACGGACGGACTTTTTGCGGAGGCATCAATCTTCGCATGTCGCAAGGCCAGGGAAACCGGTATCCCGGTGGTTGTGGACGCGGGAACTCTCCGGGAGGGCATGCTGGATATTGTCCCCTTTAGTGACTGCTTTATCACTTCGGAAACTTTTTCGCAGGCAATGGCGGAAAACCACCTGGAGACCTGCCGCATCCTATCAGGGCTGGGAGCCCGTTTCGCCGGTGTCACCCTGGGAGAGAAAGGATATATAGCCCTGGTCGATGGCCGGATTATTCAAAAGCCCGCGTATCCGGTAAAGGCAATAGACACCACAGGGTGCGGCGATGTATTCCACGCAGGCGTCACCTACGGCATCGTGCACGGGTGGGATGCGGAAAAGTGCCTCGACCTTGGAGCCTGGGCTGCGGCTCTGGTCAGCACGCAGATGGGAGGACGAAAAGGAATTCCCACCTACGATGAATTAAAAAACAAGGGATATTGA